A genome region from Gambusia affinis linkage group LG24, SWU_Gaff_1.0, whole genome shotgun sequence includes the following:
- the lrrfip1b gene encoding leucine-rich repeat flightless-interacting protein 2, which translates to MGTQGPGRKRIPNRDKLAAEEDALSQIAREAEARLAAKRAARAEAREIRMKELERQQKELFHSTKKYYGLDNKWGHIEQWMEDSERYSRLSRRHTSISDDEERMSVGSRGSYRPSDYGGLLASSSRASSRASSARASPVVEERTDREFTDKGSRTASTLSAATLASLGGASSRRGSCDTSFSVETEASIREMKDSLAEAEEKYRRAMVSNAQLHNDKTALMFQVENLMEELSDVEELLWEARRRWDDATKELERERQAHSVLKVQFNQTEETLRQTNELLTEVSDLRQKSSSYRQEISDLQEALQWKEKKIAALERHREISDIVRIERDRLTDEVVQLQDSLKTHGVVISPDTAANGDADQTEKESPSLMAEDSPHSRRESMLELRMKKLFDDREGLRDQVRLLQSQLDQRNGVDGAQNPEQKPQENGIDPHLLDLQRDANRQISELKFKLVKSEQEVTTLEQNVLRLEGQVCRYKSASENAEKIEDELKVEKRRLQRELRSALDRIEELEVSNSHLSKRLEKLKANRNALLAQQ; encoded by the exons ATGGGAACCCAGGGCCCTGGCCGGAAGAGGATTCCGAACCGGGACAAGCTGGCTGCGGAGGAGGATGCGCTGAGCCAGATAGCGCGAGAG GCTGAGGCCCGGCTGGCAGCGAAGCGAGCCGCCAGAGCCGAGGCCCGGGAGATCCGGATGAAGGAGCTGGAGAGGCAACAGAAGGAG CTGTTTCACAGCACCAAG AAGTATTATGGTCTGGATAACAAGTGGGGTCACATCGAACAGTGGATG GAGGACAGCGAGCGTTACTCTCGTCTCTCTCGGAGACACACCTCG ATCTCTGATGATGAGGAGAGAATGTCTGTGGGCAGCCGGGGCAGTTACCGG CCCTCGGACTACGGTGGCCTCCTGGCCTCCAGCTCTCGGGCCTCCTCCAGGGCCAGCTCGGCCCGGGCCAGCCCTGTG GTGGAGGAGAGGACGGACCGGGAGTTCACTGACAAG GGCTCCAGGACGGCGTCCACGCTGTCCGCCGCCACACTGGCCTCGCTGGGCGGCGCCTCTTCACGCAGGGGAAGCTGTGACACGTCGTTCTCCGTGGAAACGGAGGCCTCAATCAGAGAGATGAAG GACTCACTGGCGGAGGCGGAGGAGAAGTACCGCAGGGCCATGGTGTCCAACGCTCAGCTGCACAACGACAAGACGGCGCTGATGTTCCAGGTGGAGAACCTGATGGAGGAGCTGAGCGACGTGGAGGAGCTGCTGTGGGAGGCCCGGCGCCGCTGGGACGACGCCACCAAg GAGCTGGAGCGTGAGCGCCAGGCCCACAGCGTCCTGAAGGTCCAGTTCAATCAAACAGAGGAAACTCTGAGGCAAACCAACGAGCTGCTGACG GAAGTGTCTGATCTGCGTCAGAAGAGCAGCTCCTACCGGCAGGAGATCTCTGACCTGCAGGAAGCTCTGCAGTGGAAGGAGAAGAAGATCGCG GCGTTAGAGCGCCACAGAGAAATCTCTGACATCGTTCGGATCGAACGCGACCGGCTCACAGATGAGGTTGTCCAGCTCCAAGACTCACTGAAG ACCCATGGAGTGGTCATCTCTCCTGACACCGCTGCCAACGGCGATGCAGACCAGACTGAAAAGGAATCTCCCTCCCTCATGGCTGAGGACTCGCCTCACAGCAGGAGAGAGAGCATGCTCG AGCTTCGGATGAAGAAACTGTTTGATGACAGAGAAGGTTTACGGGATCAG gtcagactTCTCCAGTCTCAGCTGGATCAGAGGAACGGGGTGGATGGAGCCCAGAACCCAGAGCAGAAGCCCCAGGAGAACGGCATAGACCCTCATCTGCTGGACCTGCAGA GAGACGCCAACAGGCAGATCAGTGAACTCAAGTTCAAGCTGGTGAAATCTGAGCAGGAAGTCACGACTCTGGAGCAAAAT GTGTTGCGCCTTGAGGGTCAGGTGTGTCGCTACAAGTCGGCGTCTGAGAATGCTGAGAAGATTGAAGATGAGCTGAAGGTGGAGAAGAGGAGACTGCAGAGAGAG CTCCGTTCAGCTCTGGACCGCATCGAGGAGCTGGAGGTCAGCAACAGCCACCTGTCCAAGCGTCTGGAGAAGTTGAAGGCCAACAGGAATGCCCTGCTGGCCCAGCAGTGA